In Desertibacillus haloalkaliphilus, a single genomic region encodes these proteins:
- the tpx gene encoding thiol peroxidase: MANVTFKGNQVTLLGNEVSVGNQAPDFTVLANDLSPVTLADSKGQVRLISVVPSVDTGVCDAQTRRFNEEAAKLDNVKVLTVSVDLPFAQKRWCGAAGVENVETLSDHRELSFGKAYGVAIEELRLLTRAVFVVDSNDKVTYVEYVPEATDHPNYEAAVEAAKAAN, from the coding sequence ATGGCAAATGTAACGTTTAAAGGCAATCAGGTCACATTATTAGGGAATGAAGTTAGCGTAGGGAATCAAGCACCTGATTTTACTGTGTTAGCAAATGATCTTTCTCCGGTAACATTAGCTGATTCAAAAGGGCAAGTTCGTTTAATCAGTGTTGTTCCTTCAGTCGATACTGGTGTTTGTGATGCACAGACACGTCGTTTTAATGAAGAGGCTGCGAAGTTAGATAACGTAAAAGTGTTAACGGTAAGTGTAGACTTACCATTTGCACAGAAGCGTTGGTGTGGAGCAGCTGGCGTTGAAAACGTTGAAACACTTTCTGATCACCGTGAGCTTTCATTCGGAAAAGCATATGGTGTAGCGATTGAGGAATTACGTCTGCTCACTCGTGCCGTGTTTGTTGTAGATAGCAATGATAAAGTAACATATGTTGAGTATGTTCCTGAAGCAACAGACCACCCAAACTACGAAGCAGCAGTTGAGGCGGCAAAAGCAGCAAACTAA
- the ytfJ gene encoding GerW family sporulation protein has protein sequence MSEHPIQGLMMTAMENLKEMVDVNTIVGDPVETPDGSVILPVSKVGFGFAAGGSQFTVEDNQNPPEAPFGGGSGGGVSITPIAFLVVNGSGVKMIHIDGNTHLYEKLLDFAPQVIEKIQQMVGNNQSNQQTSTQTTTTSTMNQNPTQDDDNPPV, from the coding sequence ATGTCTGAACATCCAATTCAAGGTCTAATGATGACGGCCATGGAAAACCTAAAGGAAATGGTAGACGTAAATACGATCGTCGGTGATCCTGTTGAGACACCTGACGGTAGTGTAATCTTACCTGTATCGAAAGTTGGATTCGGGTTTGCAGCAGGTGGAAGTCAGTTTACGGTAGAAGATAATCAAAACCCACCGGAAGCGCCTTTTGGTGGTGGTAGTGGTGGTGGTGTATCAATTACACCAATTGCATTTCTAGTTGTTAATGGATCAGGTGTTAAAATGATTCATATCGATGGCAATACGCACCTGTATGAGAAGTTATTAGACTTTGCGCCACAAGTGATTGAGAAAATCCAACAAATGGTAGGAAACAATCAATCAAATCAGCAAACAAGCACCCAAACAACGACAACATCAACGATGAATCAAAATCCAACGCAAGATGATGATAATCCTCCCGTTTAA
- a CDS encoding DUF2953 domain-containing protein, giving the protein MNWIMWTIVIILILFFLVFVTKLHISISYFHNKDDDEFKITVRVWKFISYTFKAPLIKIDEDSASIVVKEEQKIATTKQKKDVKITPQKILDVISDLKNFLQHVIGFHQIVKRFMRHISIHKFEWRSQLGLGDAAQTGMIVGMGWSLKGAIVGILSHYMRLKQNPKVSIDPTYNQQASYTNMTCMISFRIGHAIVATIMIVRHWRRRPPLFQSAEKNANV; this is encoded by the coding sequence ATGAATTGGATTATGTGGACAATAGTCATTATTTTGATTTTGTTTTTTCTCGTTTTCGTTACAAAATTACATATATCAATCTCATACTTCCATAATAAAGATGACGACGAATTTAAAATTACGGTGAGGGTATGGAAATTTATCTCTTATACCTTTAAGGCACCGTTAATTAAAATCGATGAAGATTCAGCCTCGATCGTCGTCAAGGAAGAGCAAAAGATCGCGACGACGAAACAGAAAAAGGATGTAAAAATCACGCCTCAAAAAATTCTTGATGTCATATCAGACTTAAAAAATTTTTTGCAGCATGTAATTGGATTTCATCAAATCGTCAAACGGTTTATGCGGCATATTTCTATTCATAAGTTTGAATGGCGAAGTCAACTTGGGCTAGGGGATGCGGCGCAAACAGGAATGATCGTAGGTATGGGCTGGAGTTTGAAGGGGGCAATTGTTGGGATTCTCTCACATTATATGAGGTTAAAGCAAAACCCAAAGGTTAGTATTGATCCGACCTACAATCAACAAGCTTCTTATACGAACATGACATGTATGATTTCTTTTCGAATCGGGCATGCTATTGTCGCAACGATTATGATCGTTAGGCATTGGAGAAGGCGGCCACCCCTATTCCAATCAGCTGAGAAAAATGCGAATGTATAG
- a CDS encoding RDD family protein has translation MDHTMNDEQLETKIIEEAEKQEGYQFAGFWMRLWAFLFDAVVVFSLNSILVTPLIRWQELTTTTVLRFFTLEAILTAIVGFAYFVLLTKLRGQTLGKTVFGMRVVAKNETLTWSAVIFREVIGRFIHQVFFFMSLLYLTVAFSTKKQGIHDMIADTYVIHER, from the coding sequence ATGGACCATACGATGAATGATGAACAGCTCGAAACAAAGATTATTGAGGAAGCAGAAAAACAAGAAGGTTATCAATTTGCTGGGTTTTGGATGCGCTTATGGGCATTTCTATTTGACGCGGTCGTTGTTTTTAGTTTGAATAGCATCCTTGTGACACCGCTCATCCGCTGGCAAGAGTTGACGACTACGACTGTTTTACGGTTTTTTACTCTTGAAGCGATCTTAACAGCGATTGTTGGCTTCGCTTATTTTGTGCTTTTAACAAAGCTTAGGGGGCAAACATTAGGAAAAACAGTGTTTGGAATGAGAGTAGTCGCTAAAAACGAAACGTTGACATGGTCAGCGGTCATTTTCCGGGAGGTCATTGGTCGATTTATTCATCAAGTGTTTTTCTTCATGTCACTTCTTTACCTTACAGTAGCCTTTTCAACGAAAAAACAAGGCATTCATGACATGATCGCTGATACGTATGTGATTCATGAACGATAA
- the sppA gene encoding signal peptide peptidase SppA produces MSRKRWIALFIALVLFVGSVAFNAVTMVAFGNLEGIFDPVDEGETFVESTIDRGNGRGKIAVLDVNGIIQEGVGTSILDPVSYRHRSFLAKLDHAAEDSSVEGMIIRINSPGGGVVESDEIHNKIVEIKEEYDKPIYVSMGSQAASGGYYISAPADRIVANSATITGSLGVIMQSVNVAELAEEFGIKIETIKSGPYKDIMSPTREVRDEERQLLQAMVDEMQDQFVQVIADGRDNLSEERVRELADGRIYSGSQAKELGLIDELGSLEDTIELLREDIGLGQLDVVRYESALGFGQLFTMSAAQFLPNQELFGLKQLVKESNSPTLMYLYTN; encoded by the coding sequence ATGAGTAGAAAACGTTGGATAGCACTGTTCATTGCACTTGTGTTATTTGTAGGATCAGTGGCTTTTAATGCTGTGACAATGGTTGCGTTTGGTAACCTAGAAGGGATTTTTGATCCGGTTGATGAAGGTGAAACATTTGTTGAATCAACGATTGATCGCGGTAATGGCCGCGGGAAAATTGCTGTGCTTGATGTAAACGGGATAATACAAGAAGGGGTTGGTACGTCAATTCTAGACCCTGTTTCGTATCGGCACCGTTCCTTTCTAGCAAAGCTTGATCATGCTGCAGAGGATTCGAGTGTGGAAGGCATGATTATTCGAATCAACTCGCCTGGTGGTGGAGTCGTAGAGAGTGATGAAATCCATAACAAAATTGTTGAAATAAAAGAAGAATATGATAAACCGATTTACGTTTCCATGGGAAGCCAAGCAGCTTCTGGCGGCTATTACATCTCTGCACCGGCAGATAGAATTGTTGCTAACTCAGCAACGATTACCGGGTCTTTAGGTGTGATTATGCAATCGGTCAATGTAGCGGAACTGGCAGAGGAGTTTGGAATTAAGATCGAAACGATAAAAAGTGGTCCCTATAAAGATATTATGTCACCAACACGGGAAGTGAGAGATGAAGAGCGTCAACTTCTCCAGGCGATGGTTGATGAAATGCAAGACCAGTTTGTTCAAGTCATTGCAGATGGTCGAGACAATTTATCTGAAGAACGGGTTCGTGAGCTTGCAGATGGGCGCATCTATAGTGGTTCTCAAGCGAAAGAGTTAGGTTTAATTGATGAATTAGGAAGTTTAGAGGACACAATTGAATTGTTACGAGAAGATATTGGGTTAGGCCAATTAGATGTTGTTCGATATGAAAGTGCACTTGGGTTTGGGCAGCTCTTTACGATGTCAGCAGCACAATTTTTACCAAACCAAGAGCTGTTTGGATTAAAACAATTAGTAAAAGAATCAAATTCACCAACACTCATGTATCTCTATACAAATTAG
- a CDS encoding NAD kinase codes for MQNRKQLYFSHKQTPELAKVVEPLKERAEKEGFTIVSNYRQADIIASIGGDNAFLQAIQKTEFKEDSLYVGISLDNLGFYTDFHINDTDHLMSSIANDEVEVRRYHTLEVTLDNESPFYCLNECSLRSNVIKTFVIDVYIDDTYFETFRGDGMIVSTPSGSTGYNKSVRGAIVDPRIPSMQVSEIASINNNDYRTLGTSFILSEDRQLKLKIVQDGNDHPIIGTDNEALSIRHAHELRIRLADKNIKVLKLKNNSFWDSIQRKFL; via the coding sequence ATGCAAAATCGAAAACAACTATACTTCTCTCACAAACAAACACCTGAACTAGCCAAAGTCGTCGAACCGTTAAAAGAACGCGCAGAAAAGGAAGGCTTTACGATTGTCTCTAACTATCGTCAAGCTGATATTATTGCAAGCATCGGTGGGGATAATGCGTTTTTGCAAGCCATCCAGAAAACAGAATTTAAAGAGGATAGTCTCTATGTTGGTATCAGCCTTGATAACCTTGGCTTTTATACCGATTTCCATATTAACGATACTGACCATTTAATGTCCTCAATTGCTAATGATGAAGTTGAAGTCCGTCGCTATCATACTCTCGAAGTAACCCTTGATAACGAATCACCATTTTATTGCTTAAATGAATGCTCATTGCGATCAAATGTGATCAAAACGTTCGTCATCGATGTCTATATTGATGATACATACTTCGAGACGTTTCGCGGTGACGGGATGATTGTTTCCACACCTAGTGGTAGCACGGGGTACAATAAATCGGTTCGTGGTGCAATAGTTGACCCTCGAATCCCTTCGATGCAAGTGAGTGAAATTGCATCTATCAACAACAATGACTATCGGACGCTAGGAACGTCATTTATCCTAAGTGAGGATCGTCAGTTAAAATTAAAAATTGTCCAAGATGGGAATGATCATCCGATTATTGGAACTGATAATGAAGCATTAAGTATTCGACACGCACACGAACTACGTATTCGTCTAGCTGATAAAAACATTAAAGTGCTTAAGTTAAAAAACAATTCATTTTGGGATAGCATTCAACGTAAATTTTTATAA
- a CDS encoding amidohydrolase, producing MGTLWYGGTFYTLRDERETVDAVFVDNGIIEAIGSRDELISTYADHIDKQIDVKGAYIYPGFVDSHLHMIMHGEKLIQLDLSNVHSADEMKELLCKKVSEASSDDWIIGEGWNENNFADQKIFNRYELDEIAPNNPMMLTRVCRHAILANSAALTLAGIDKHTNEPTGGVIVRNENQEPTGYLLDHAQELVKAVVPTVSEAYIEKALSTAVKDMVRKGLVGGHTEDLHYYGGFERTLAAFKKVIDGTRTKFRAHLLVHHEVVDDMAAAYPDNRDVNDYIELGAMKIFADGALGGRTALLSEPYDDDPTTQGVAIHPLTELKQLVKKARHYNMPVAIHTIGDLALEYALTAIEAHPLKVDHQRDRLIHTQVIREDLVKRMRDLPVILDIQPRFVVSDFPWVEERLGEERLQSSFAWKTLLDQGLHCAGGSDAPIEPVDPLLGIHASITRKKPGQHHQGYLPEQKLSRYEAVKLFTQGSAYAIGKEQTRGCIATGFVADFTALDRDLFAVQEDDILNATVEMTVVDDTIMYERN from the coding sequence ATGGGTACGTTATGGTACGGTGGGACTTTTTATACACTACGAGATGAGAGAGAAACAGTTGATGCTGTTTTTGTTGATAACGGTATAATTGAAGCCATTGGTTCGAGAGACGAGCTTATAAGCACGTATGCAGATCATATAGATAAACAAATTGATGTAAAGGGGGCTTATATCTATCCAGGCTTTGTTGATAGCCATCTCCATATGATCATGCACGGGGAAAAATTGATTCAATTGGATCTATCGAACGTTCATTCCGCAGATGAAATGAAGGAGTTGCTCTGTAAAAAGGTGAGTGAGGCTAGCAGTGATGATTGGATCATTGGTGAGGGGTGGAATGAAAATAATTTTGCTGATCAGAAAATTTTTAATCGGTATGAACTTGATGAAATTGCACCAAACAATCCGATGATGCTTACAAGGGTTTGTCGTCATGCGATTCTTGCTAATTCAGCTGCCCTAACACTTGCTGGAATCGATAAACATACAAATGAGCCAACTGGTGGTGTGATTGTTCGTAATGAAAACCAGGAACCAACGGGTTATTTATTAGACCATGCTCAAGAGTTAGTCAAAGCCGTTGTGCCAACCGTCAGTGAAGCATACATAGAAAAAGCGCTATCAACGGCAGTCAAGGATATGGTTCGTAAAGGGCTTGTCGGTGGTCATACCGAAGATTTACATTATTATGGCGGCTTTGAGAGGACGTTAGCTGCTTTTAAAAAAGTCATTGATGGGACAAGAACAAAGTTCCGAGCCCATTTACTCGTTCATCATGAGGTTGTCGACGATATGGCTGCTGCCTACCCGGATAACCGGGACGTAAACGACTATATTGAGTTAGGAGCGATGAAAATTTTTGCTGATGGGGCGCTCGGCGGACGTACGGCATTATTAAGTGAGCCATATGATGACGATCCAACGACACAAGGAGTCGCCATTCATCCGCTCACTGAACTCAAACAACTTGTGAAAAAAGCCCGACACTACAATATGCCTGTTGCCATCCATACGATTGGTGATTTGGCTCTTGAGTACGCATTAACTGCGATTGAAGCGCATCCGTTAAAGGTTGATCATCAACGCGATCGCCTCATACATACCCAAGTGATCCGTGAAGATCTAGTCAAACGGATGAGAGATTTACCAGTTATTTTAGATATTCAGCCGCGTTTTGTTGTTTCAGATTTTCCTTGGGTTGAGGAACGTCTTGGCGAGGAACGGCTTCAGTCTTCATTTGCATGGAAAACGTTACTTGATCAAGGTCTACATTGTGCGGGTGGGTCTGATGCACCGATCGAACCTGTTGACCCGCTTCTAGGCATCCATGCGTCGATTACGCGCAAAAAGCCTGGTCAACACCATCAAGGCTACTTGCCAGAACAAAAGCTATCACGGTATGAAGCTGTTAAGCTTTTCACTCAAGGGAGTGCGTACGCAATAGGAAAAGAGCAAACGAGAGGGTGTATAGCGACCGGCTTTGTAGCTGATTTTACAGCCTTAGACCGTGATTTATTTGCGGTACAAGAAGATGATATTTTAAATGCGACGGTAGAGATGACAGTTGTTGATGATACAATCATGTATGAACGTAACTAA